Genomic segment of Desulfurobacteriaceae bacterium:
GCTAAAAGTTCTCGCAATGTTTATTTAACCCCTGAAGAACGACTCTCTGCAACTTCACTTTATAAAGCCCTGAAACTTGCTAAAAAACTCTTTGAAAGTGGAGAAACAAGTCCTCAAAGGATAAAAAAAGAAATGGAAGAATTTATCCTTTCTCATCCTCACGTTAAGAAAATAGACTATATTGAAATAGTTGATGCTAACTCTTTAAAACCCGTAAAAGTTGTGAAAAAGGGGGATCTGATAGCTTTAGCAGTTTTTGTCGGTAATGCAAGACTTATAGATAACTGGGTAGTAGGGGAAGAACTCTAAGAAAAGGAGGCAAGAATGATTTATGAAATTTCCCTCAAGACTAACGGTAGAACACAGTTTATCGACATAACAAGACAGGTTGAATCTATTGTCGTTCAGTCAGGAGTAAAAGAGGGAATTTGTGTTATTTATGTTCCTCATACAACTGCAGGAATAACAATTAATGAGAACGCAGACCCATCAGTTAAAAAAGACATAAAAACTATGCTTGATAAGTTAATTCCATGGATGGAGTCTTTTTATGAACACGCAGAAGGGAATTCCGCTGCTCACATAAAGTCTTCTTTAGTTGGATGTAACCAAACGGTAATAGTTAGAGATGGAAGACTATTACTTGGAACATGGCAAGGAATATACTTTTGTGAGTTTGATGGTCCAAGAACAAGAAAAGTTTACGTAAAAGTTATAGAAGGTTAACTGGAGCAGGCGTGTAAGCCGGGTTCTGTTTGAAGGGGTCATTTATCTAACGCGGCTTACCCGCTGGCATCGGGCGGGCAACCCTCAAACGCCAGCCTATTTAGCCTTGCTCCGGGAGGGGGTTGCCGTGCCTCTTTCCCTCGCG
This window contains:
- a CDS encoding secondary thiamine-phosphate synthase enzyme YjbQ, whose amino-acid sequence is MIYEISLKTNGRTQFIDITRQVESIVVQSGVKEGICVIYVPHTTAGITINENADPSVKKDIKTMLDKLIPWMESFYEHAEGNSAAHIKSSLVGCNQTVIVRDGRLLLGTWQGIYFCEFDGPRTRKVYVKVIEG